A portion of the Babylonia areolata isolate BAREFJ2019XMU chromosome 16, ASM4173473v1, whole genome shotgun sequence genome contains these proteins:
- the LOC143291253 gene encoding uncharacterized protein LOC143291253 codes for MMGDEAKSPDPRSPEPASPTQVHHLARQLHSLTAKFTQLEEKTTLLFKEQTTLDEKHNQLSTAVSDPDNGFMALQRKHDKLQTERSKTRAHLDRLQTSHGQLQQMYAEVMLFIKAFQADHRKLLLDQDKIRSDHNKLLSDQVEIQTDYNKLLSDQDKLQADHDKFLSDQDKLQADHDKLLSDQDKLQADHDKLLSDQDKLQADHDKLLSDQDKLQADHNKFISDQDKLQADHEKLLSDQDKLQADHEKLLSDQDKLQADHDKLLSDQDKLQADHDKLLSDQDKLQADHDKFLSDQDKLQADHDKLLSDQDKLQADHEKLLSDQDKLQTEMVKQKKGHVSKQRGVKMKLDTLYKVQEELRTDIDKNSNVQEASQDEMITLQNSHDTLTGHVNTLRTGIDTLRTDVDTLRTDVDTLRTGKDTLTTDVDTLSTGKDTLTTDVDTLRTGKDTLRTGKDTLTTDVDTLRTGKDTLRTGKDTLRTDVDTLRTGKDTLTTDVDTLRTGKDTLRTDVDTLRTGKDTLTTDVDTLRTGKDTLRTDVDTLRTGKDSLTTDVDTLSTGKDTLRTDVDTLRTGKDTLTTDVDTLRTGKDTLMTDVDTLRTGKDSLTTDVDTLRTGKDTLTTDVDTLRTGKDTLRTDVDTLRTGKDTLTTDVDTLRTGKDTLRTDVDTLRTGKDTLRTGKDTLTTDVDTLSTGKDTLTTDVDTLRTGKDTLTTDVDTLRTGKDTLRTGKDTLTTDVDTLSTGKDTLTTDVEQLKASLKRTQNTLTVHLTESRKEMGEMKLFLQHNRDMLCSEVDTLRAGAKQSETSLAKANADIAVLKTRLGQGRLLFHAYGLDKSRTGQGRPMTFTTVGVNEGGHYDAATGRFRAPDAGLYCFTSTVACREIRHTVHGQIVCGGEARCCVGGEELGGTGTAVVWVKKGEVVWMRALSPVHQYGDRGLSLKRCAFTGSLLMLS; via the exons ATGATGGGGGACGAAGCTAAGAGTCCAGACCCACGTTCCCCCGAACCAGCGTCACCAACACAGGTTCACCACCTGGCCAGACAGCTGCACAGTCTCACTGCCAAGTTCACCCAACTGGAGGAAAAGACAACTCTTCTTTTCAAAGAGCAGACAACGCTGGACGAGAAACACAACCAGCTGTCCACTGCTGTGTCCGACCCTGACAATGGATTCATGGCCCTTCAGAGGAAACATGACAAGCTCCAGACAGAGCGCTCAAAAACTCGAGCACATCTCGACAGACTTCAAACCAGTCATGGTCAGCTTCAACAGATGTATGCGGAAGTGATGTTATTCATCAAGGCATTTCAAGCAGACCACAGGAAACTCCTGTTGGACCAGGATAAAATTCGATCAGACCACAATAAACTCCTTTCGGACCAGGTTGAAATTCAAACTGACTACAACAAACTTCTTTCAGACCAGGATAAACTGCAAGCAGACCACGACAAATTTCTTTCAGACCAGGATAAACTGCAAGCAGACCACGACAAACTTCTTTCAGACCAGGATAAACTACAAGCAGACCACGACAAACTTCTTTCAGACCAGGATAAACTGCAAGCAGACCACGACAAACTTCTTTCAGACCAGGATAAACTGCAAGCAGACCACAACAAATTTATTTCAGACCAGGATAAACTGCAAGCAGACCACGAGAAACTTCTTTCAGACCAGGATAAACTGCAAGCAGACCACGAGAAACTTCTTTCAGACCAGGACAAACTGCAAGCAGACCACGACAAACTTCTCTCAGACCAGGATAAACTGCAAGCAGACCACGACAAACTTCTTTCAGACCAGGATAAACTGCAAGCAGACCACGACAAATTTCTTTCAGACCAGGATAAACTGCAAGCAGACCACGACAAACTTCTTTCAGACCAGGATAAACTGCAAGCAGACCACGAAAAACTTCTTTCAGACCAGGATAAACTTCAGACAGAAATGGTCAAGCAGAAGAAAGGGCATGTCTCAAAGCAGAGGGGCGTGAAGATGAAGCTGGACACCCTATACAAGGTCCAGGAAGAACTCCGAACAGACATAGACAAGAACTCAAACGTTCAGGAGGCTTCCCAGGATGAAATGATCACGCTGCAGAACAGCCATGACACACTGACTGGACATGTAAACACGCTGAGGACAGGTATAGATACACTGAGGACAGATGTGGATACATTGAGGACAGATGTGGATACATTGAGGACAGGTAAAGACACACTGACTACAGATGTGGATACACTGAGTACAGGTAAAGACACACTGACTACAGATGTAGATACATTGAGAACAGGTAAAGACACACTGAGGACAGGTAAAGACACACTGACTACAGATGTGGATACATTGAGGACAGGTAAAGACACACTGAGGACAGGTAAAGACACACTGAGGACAGATGTGGATACATTGAGGACAGGTAAAGACACACTGACTACAGATGTGGATACACTGAGGACAGGTAAAGACACACTGAGGACAGATGTGGATACATTGAGGACAGGTAAAGACACACTGACTACAGATGTGGATACACTGAGGACAGGTAAAGACACACTGAGGACAGATGTGGATACATTGAGGACAGGTAAAGACTCACTAACTACAGATGTGGATACATTGAGCACAGGTAAAGACACACTGAGGACAGATGTGGATACATTGAGGACAGGTAAAGACACACTGACTACAGATGTGGATACACTGAGGACAGGTAAAGACACACTGATGACAGATGTGGATACATTGAGGACAGGTAAAGACTCACTGACTACAGATGTGGATACATTAAGAACAGGTAAAGACACACTGACTACAGATGTGGATACACTGAGGACAGGTAAAGACACACTGAGGACAGATGTGGATACATTGAGGACAGGTAAAGACACACTGACTACAGATGTGGATACACTGAGGACAGGTAAAGACACACTGAGGACAGATGTGGATACATTAAGAACAGGTAAAGACACACTGAGGACAGGTAAAGACACACTGACTACAGATGTGGATACATTGAGTACAGGTAAAGACACACTGACTACAGATGTGGATACATTAAGAACAGGTAAAGACACACTGACTACAGATGTGGATACATTGAGAACAGGTAAAGACACACTGAGGACAGGTAAAGACACACTGACTACAGATGTGGATACACTGAGCACAGGTAAAGACACACTGACTACAGATGTGGAACAGCTAAAGGCATCACTAAaacgcacacagaacacactgactgtGCACTTGACCGAGTCCAgaaaagagatgggagagatgaAGTTGTTCCTGCAACACAACCGGGACATGCTGTGTTCGGAAGTGGACACACTGAGAGCTGGTGCCAAACAGAGCGAAACGTCACTGGCCAAGGCGAATGCCGATATCGCTGTGCTGAAGACCAGGCTAG GCCAAGGCAGACTTCTGTTTCACGCGTACGGCTTGGACAAGTCCCGCACCGGGCAGGGCCGACCCATGACCTTCACCACGGTGGGGGTCAACGAGGGAGGTCACTACGACGCCGCCACGGGCCGCTTCAGAGCTCCCGACGCTGGTCTGTACTGTTTCACGAGCACTGTGGCCTGTCGGGAGATCCGTCACACTGTGCACGGGCAGATCGTGTGTGGCGGGGAGGCCCGCTGCTGTGTGGGTGGCGAGGAGTTGGGTGGCACGGGCACGGCGGTGGTGTGGGTGAagaagggggaggtggtgtggaTGCGGGCCCTCAGCCCGGTGCATCAATACGGGGACAGGGGGCTGTCGCTCAAGCGCTGCGCCTTCACTGGTTCCCTGCTGATGCTGTCATGA